From the genome of Pelobates fuscus isolate aPelFus1 chromosome 11, aPelFus1.pri, whole genome shotgun sequence:
TTGTAATTTGGAATCTTCAGGCCCCCAGGAAGAGATTTATTTAAGGCGAAATGCCTGCAAGTTCCAGTACTGCTCCTCCTTGATAATGGCAGACTGATCATACCTGCtttcaaaaatacaaaatatcaataaatacaaagagtaaaataaaattgcTTGTACTAGTGTTAAATACCCTAACCACTAAGTATATTCCAAAACCCAATATCGGGAAAactgatttattttccttttaatcTCCACAGCATGTATATTACCCTTAAATGCTTGATATGTGAGCATTATGTGACTTACTACCTCTGGTGTTCTAAACCTGGCTGGAGGATTGCTTCCGGGGTTTTTAATGCTATATAAACATGCACTGCTGCaaacatttaatttcttttagccacttttttttttttttttttttattgtctgtattatctaaatatttttgtccatatactgattttttttttaatacttctgTATTTGCTTGTTTTTCAAGGCCTCTATTCCACCTCCAACTGCTTTAATTTGCCAAGCAGCATTAAGTATCTAATTAGTATTCAAATTAAGGATGTTTGTTAGAAAGAAATCTGCATGATTATAATTTATGTAAGTGTGCCAATTAATTATGATACAGTGGCATGCTAAatttataaatgccaatattaTTAACTACCAAATGTCCATATTGTATTCAGTGTCCCCTGCTGTTCATTTTACTAAATCCCTGCACTTGTAACCAGAGCTGAATTAGTATTTTTCGTATTGAAGTCTGTGGATGTCACATTTAATCGTTCCTAAATGTAAaaatgcttattttatttttttttgctcataTACTTGTCTTCAGTTCAGTTTACCCATAATTCCCTTCGCCAGAGATAAACTGACTTGTCCACAAACAATGCAGTGCTAAAGTTAGTAATCGCTGCTTTGTGAAACAAGTTAAGGTTGTATGTGAAACGCCTATAAAACATTTGCAGGGCAAGCCTGTACATACACTGTAAGTGATGTCTCATAAGTATAACTTAAAGAGGAAGCTAAGTCAGGGGATAGTTTAAAGTGctgaatattttaaaatatgttaagAGAACAGGTATGAGCCGGACATGGGTTTCTTGCACCATAACCGCTACTAAAAATCTTTAGTGACTGTGCGCTGTACTTCTCACTGCTCCTGTAACATGCTGACATGGTTGATATCATTGATAAAGATCAATTAGTGGTCAGTaggacttaaaggagcactatagggtcaggaacacaaacatacttctgaccctatagtattaaaaccaccattCCACCTCCCCAACCACCATTCCCCCTTAGGCAAGGTTAGAACATGTCTTATTTCCAACTCTCCACAGGTCTGCAGGTGCTGACTCCACCCaatccacctctttggctgacatcattcaCAGGGAAAGCATTAGTTTGGCTGATATTGGCTAGGGCTTTTTGGTCCCACCCCCGTGACAATCggcttctcctcatagaggtgcattgaatcaatgtatttctatggggaaagttcagccgTTGAACGtcggcagcactgccccaggaagtacctctagtagccatctgaggagtggccagtgaaggtatccctaggctgtaatgtaaacactgcattttctctgaaaagacagtgtttacattaaaaatactgaagggactgattatactgaccagaacaaatacaataaactgtaactattctggtgacaatagggtccctttaaccccttaaggaccaaacttctggggaaaaaaagggaatcatgacatgtcacacatgtcatgtgtccttaaggggttaagtctattgCTGAGATAAATATGCAATAAGCGTGAAAGTCCCTGTGTGAGGGATTTTATTCATTTCCTGTTTCTCCTGCAATCTGTGCAGCATTCTCTATTGATTTACTTTATTTGATCGCCACACTTGGCAAACAGAACAGTTATGTTACAGCTATTAAGAAGTTAGCTTTTTTTCTACCCTtagattagttaaaaaaaaaaaaaaaaaaaaaaaacttgaaatggTGGTAATTGTGTAACTTGTGTCTGTTTTAAATTCGGACACTTGTAACAGAACTTGAATAGCTACATGAAAGGGATATATATTTCTTGGAGGAGCAGTTTCTTCTTAGGGGCGGGAACGGAGACTAGTCCCACTTTAGACAACCAAACACACCCTAAGTAGTTTCCTTCGTTTGCACTTTTGTTAAATCTTGCTATTCTGGGCCCTGTAATCATAACCACATGGTTTTTCTgtacttatttctttttttctttcttctggaGGAAATGTATAGCATTAAGAACTGCACTCGATTTTACATTACTTGCTATGATTTAACAATCTCTTTCTTGACCGTCTTAAtcagattattttattataagGCATGTTCCAGTCACCAAAGGTGCAAGAATATTGCTCATAgagcatcataaaaaaaaaaaccccagaagGAATTGTTTCATCTTGGCATTCAGACGTCTAATTTAATTGTTACTTAATCAAATACATCTAGTTCAACTGTACGATTCTTAAAAGCTGTAACTGAGGTGGTTTATTTTTACCAGAGAGAGAAGGTGATGTTTAATCACTAGAGTCCATTGCTTTATTTGTAGAAGAAATTGATATTGTTCTTTGCTCGGGAAAATGACTTTGACACACTCGTTCTAGTATGACTTGAAAATAAATGGTGATGCTATTTTTAAGTGATAGAGCAATAGAATTTCTGCATACCCAATAGCTAATTAAAATCTAGCTGTGGATTTATTGTTGTTGCCCCCTTAAAGCCCAGCACTGATTAAAATGCCTTGGGGCTCTGAGGGGTCTCTCAATCACCAGATCCAGTAACGGAATCTCTGTGTGGATGAACCTGATCGCTCAGTTGCAGTGTTCTCTGTGGATTTCAAGGGCTATATGCAGTTCTgactttcagcactgcatgcagctcatcaaaaagtctaCGGCcactaaaatagccccagctgaCAGTGGAGCCCCAAGTATCTATTGATACCTGGGCTTCCTGGAGTGAGCAGGAATCTAACCTTGCTCATATTGCATTGCTGTCTATGGGTATTTAAATTCCAATTGAAAGAGCTGCATGCAGCTCTCAATCAATCTAATTTCCGAATGCAGGTTACTTATCAGTCTGTGGTCACTAAAAATGtatccagctgacagaggggagcacCAGGTACAACAACGGGATTAAAGCCACAATTTAATTTCCTGATTGCtgcgctcactttgagctctgcagaCAGAGCATAGGTCTTTCTGTGGTCACTAATCTTTCCCCAGGGATACTTGGGGTTCCTTGGTATCGGCAAGGATTTAACcactgtttgtattttactgcaTTACGGTCTATGCCATCACTGGTCattaaagccctgcactgcatgacTGCATAGACTGTCTTGTGCACCATAAGTGGTtaaattgtttattattattggcatttatatagtcaTGGGGAAATTTGACAGtaaatgagaccattacaaaatgttacaggaacagtagattgaggaccctgctcaaatgagcttaaaaTCTTGAGTGCAAGCAGTAGTAGTCTGTTTTAGGAGCCATGGCTGTTGCAAAGTTGGCATTATCTTTACATAATTCTTGGGTGCAAACCACTGACAACTCGAGTAGCTTTTCTTTGTGTTCCTTTGTTGCTATGTTCATTATGTGCTGTAAAATGCTAACAAATGCAAAACCCATCAAGGCTTTGTTTCTGTCCTGTTGCCGTGTGTATATACATAGTTATAGTATTTCTGTTCTGCCTAGCAACTGTCAAATGAGAGGTGAGCTGAATGGACTGCCATGCAATGAGCATTCCATAAAATTCTCACATTTGATGTAAATTCAGCAGTCAGCTAATATAGTTGTCTCTAGTAAAGGGATAAATCGGCAACCCAATCTACGCGTCGGTTACAAAAATGTACTTCTCCTGACACAACATAACCGATTGTGGCCCCTTCCTAATGCCATGGACTTTGGCATGGCAATACACACACTCCCCAAATAAAGCAGATCCGGAAACAATATCCAATTTACCtatattttttccccctttatttGGATTTCATTTGAGAACAAAAATGAATTTTCTGAATAACTTTTCCATCCCCATAGTTTGTGTTTGTTGGCTGTGTGTAGtggttgaggtgtgtgtgtgtgtgtgtgtgtgtgcgcgcgctggtTATGTATAGTGgttgtagtgtatgcatgtggtgCATGCTGGGCatctgcagtgtgtgtggatcTCCATTGTTTTGTCAACCCCTTCCTACTTAGTTTGTAGCTGGGAGGGGGGGCTATTGTTCCATGTGGTCAATTGGAGGAGCGTGTAGTCTGCACCACCCCTTTATTCCCTGAGTCAGAGTACAACTGCCAGGCTTTCCAGGCTGTGCTCATAGCGATCCATGATCTCAGCaaatacaatgctttccaattggAAATCATTGAGAGGCTAGTGTGTATGTGCGGCAGAATGCCACGCTGCACCAGTCAGATTGTCTCGGAGACCATCTGATTAAAATAGCAGGGTTTTACTTGGCTATTTATGCAGAagagcctctggtggctgtcagcaTGATAGCGACTAGAAGTATTGAAACGCTACACTATGAATATTTCCGTTCCTGTAGGATGGCAATGTTTGCAGTTCCAAAGTTAAAAACAAGAGGAACATGtgatccagaccacttcattgagatgaagtggccttcgTGCCTATAATTTCCCAGGAAAGCCTAAAGTTAAGCTAATATAGATTTAGGCACACATACTTTGGTAATACGTTTCCAACTTTTGGTAAGCTTAACAAAAAAGGTATGTGTTCACTATTTTTTCTAAATTACAGATTTGAATTAAATTAAATCTTTATGGTTTTTACATTAATCTACATTTGTAAGGATAAAACATCTTAATTTACCTGCTCAACTCCAACATTCTAGCGTGGCCTTTTACTCCTATCtgctttttttgctgtttgctttGGCCAAATATTTCAGTTGTCAGATTATGCTAAACTAATTGGAGCAAAAATGTTCACCTTGAATGTCACACATTTTTCTTTGATATTGCTTTTTTCTCTGAACGTTCCGAAAGGCAACTTACTGAAAACACaataacatcttaataatctTATTCAAAAAAGTATGTGCTGCTTACTGGCTGTAATTTTGAATAAACATTTTTTGATATAATTATACAAGAAGAAAGGTGTGAGATGTCTTGATTGCTATAGGGGCCATATTTTCCTATCATCAGAAGTATAAggagctgttttgtttttttttgtttttttttgttttttttttttaaattctcaatCCTCTTCATTTAATTCCTCCATTAATTTACATTTAATGTAAAACCAGAAAATAGTACAAAACAAAGCTATGAACGTCCGTTTCTAGCCTGCTAGATTATACATCAGTTTCTTTGTTTCAGTTTCTTTGTGTGTTGCTTGGAACGTTTTGGTACTTATTTGTTATGATTCACATTTATATTGCGTCACTTTACATTGTAGAGTATTTACAGTTATTGAAAATGGCTATTTAGGTTTCAAGAAAGCCCTGTTCAAACGACCTTACAATCTTTGACTATCTAAACTGACATTACCACCGCTTTAACCAGCCAATATACATGTGAATCTGTAATTTGATTATAACAATTCTAAataaagttttgttttatttttttgtccaggTCTGCATTAGACAAGCGTTGCTGACATAAACAACAAAAATAGCAGCCATGCAGACAATTAAGTGTGTGGTCGTTGGTGATGGTGCTGTTGGTAAAACGTGTCTCTTAATATCCTACACAACAAATAAATTTCCTTCGGAATACGTACCAACGGTAAGTGTCAAAGTCTGCATGTGGGTTACTATGTCAAGAAAGAATTGTGGGTTCATTTCAAAAGCTAATTTCAAGTGTCCAAGTCATGTTAATTCACGGATTACAATGACACTCGGTTTCATTTCAGTGGGTATGCTGTCTCGACTTACTAAGGATATAAGAAAGTCGCAAATGGTTCAAGAAGGCAGTACTAATAGTCCACTTGAACAAAGCTGTTACAGTAATTTTGGGAAAACACAGGATTTTGCAATCACTGTTACTGTTTTTTTAAAGGTGGAGAATTTAGAGTAAGGGCTCTGAGCAAGAAGCCTGTGGGGAGGCAAAATGTAGAGAAGAATCACACATAGTACAAATGCAAGATTTAATTAAGAGATACATTGCCTTGGGCAGGGTAATCCATGCGCAAATAAAAAGTTTGGAAGGGGAGGATTCAGAACCCCTATTAGAACTAGAGGGAAGAGGATGGTGTGGTGTGGTCACCCACTTCGTTCCACAACCATACTTTCAGGAGTAAGCAAATTAAACAAACTGTCTACAGAACCAGTTGTTAAGTGGTTCTGTATACATCAGTTTGTTTAATATGCTTACTCCTGAAAGTATGGTTGTGGAACGAAGTGGGTGACCACACCACACCATCCTCTTCCCTCTAGTTCTAATAGGGGTTCTGAATCCTCCCCTTCCAAACTTTTTATTTGCACATGGATTACCCTGCCCATGGCACTGTATCTCTTAATTAAATCTTGCATTGTATTATGTGTGATTCTTAAGGGGCCGTTCGTCTTTAAATGTGTGTTTAATAATTAGCATGCTTATTGTGCTGGTGTGCTACATGCTCATTGAAAGACATTGCATTCATAAGCATCTCAAGGAAAATTGTGAACTGTGAACATAAAGTGCCAACCTCCAACTGAACCTTGAATGTTAACATGTTGAATGTCCCTCTTAAAGTTGCAGTAAAGGCCCATTGCGAGTAAGCCATGCATAATATTAGGGCCGCTGTAATAGAGTAGTGTccttgtcagtatgtctgccaacTCTCACCTTCTAAAACTGCATTTAAATGCTTATCTGTGATAGCTCACTTCTTTACTGAGACAGTAAGTTTCTAGTCTTCAAAGTAAATATTAAAGTTGGATTTTTCAGGATGTTGGGTAGTCCAATATCTTCACAATATGCACGCTGATGACACCCCGAtacatctctcctccccggacttctcccctgccgtcctgcaacttgtcactgcttgcctatcttccatctctgactggatgtcctcccgctttctgatactcaatctctctaaaactgagctccttgtctttcttcctcctaatactgatcctcctctttcgctctcccttcaaattactggtatccacataagtccatctttgcaagcgtgctgtcttggcgtcatacttgattctggcctcacctttgagactcccatccagtatgttgccaaatcctatagattccatcttaaaaacatagcccgcatctgcccaaTTCTTAAGCAAaatgcttgtccatgctctagtaatttcccgcatggattattgtaaccctctcctaaattggtctttccaaAAGCCTCATTGCCCCGCTACTAGTCTGTAATAAATGTTGCCGCCAGACTTATTTTTCTCTCTAGTCAGTccactcacacctcacccctctgtcagtccttacattggcttcctgtttcctataggagtcaattcaaagtgctaaccctatacctataaagcactgaacaattcgtGCCCCTCTTATAtcgcttcacagatccatagttaTGCCCTTTatctgtctctccgctctgcccaccTCTTGTCCACAACTCGCAcctgtacagccaactcacgcttacaggacttctcgcgggcgactCCCTGTCTgtgaaatagcctgcctaccaccattcgattctcccctagtcttcaattgttttgagaagtgccttaaaacctatctctttaagaaagcttatggcctcccagagtaacctctaccttacatacctgtctcttgctttctcctaaagggcagcactctactctctcctgtcttatttatattatttgtaaGCTTTTAACTGTAATCTCTCTTACAGGTATTCGATAACTATGCCGTAACAGTTATGATCGGTGGAGAACCATATACTTTAGGATTATTTGATACTGCAGGTATGTGTATATCAACCAGTTCACTTCAGATATTTGGATGCTCATGATAAATAAAACTCAACAACACTTGAATCCCTTTTGACATCATGCTAGTTTTGgattttcattttacattttcgtcaacaattatttattttaatgttgggTTTAAGGGGACATGCATAACTTGACAATTGGTTTTAAAACCACAAGCCaacacttttttaaataaacacacaaatcGAAATAAAGCAAGACTAATGTTGAAAACTATGTAATGTTCGTAAACTTTGTCACATTGCATTATTGGGAACTCCTCTCAGCTAGGGAAGTTTATTCGCGCCTTACTCCtttagcggagctccctgtacccagtCTGGGTACTTTTGCCCaggatcgcttcctagctggaaccggggGAAAACTGCAGCTCTTTTGTCCCAGTCTCCGTGGCTTGACTGCGGTCCTTCCGTAGATTTTCCACCTGACAAGGctacagctctccttccaggcaggtatcatcccctctgcttaTTCCGCTGCAGCAttattccaggcaggtatcatcccctctgcctattccgccgCAGTCTTTCTTCCAGGTAGGTATCCACCTCTCACACCTAGCTATCTTGATTTTATCCCAGGGCTAAAGGGAACATGCAGCCAGCTAACCAGTACAACTCCTCTGTGGCTGGGGTCCCTAAAAATTCACACAGGACACCGTTCCAAATGGAACTAACATACAAAACTTTTTTCCTTAGGACTGGCCCAAATGCTCATTACATGAAACTTATGGGGACAATTCAATAAAAATACTAATCGTCAAAACATATCAGAAAGCATACAGGGGATTATAATAACACAATATCATATCTACAAAGGGGTGGGAAAGTCAATAACCAACACAAAATATCACTCCTACCCGTAGAATTAGCAATATGAAAATCTACTTGAATTTGCAAATTAACcaaccttgctattcaggtagtgcatattgctgttgctaccaatagAGGGCACtttacaggctccatagccaaatccactagttggtaacaagcatcagcaggacaggagaccacagaaaacaattaacaatatacaaaaacattgtaaacaccctgcacctataataaaTACAGGGTGACTTAGGATTTAGGAACATTTGTCAAGTGTCCTTCTGCTCCCAGTGGTGGTGATAAGTCACAACTACCCTCTCTTCTCACCCTGTTAGGATGTTACAAGGTGAAGAAATCTTCAAACTGCACAAGTGTAAACTTGTCAGGCAAGCTAATGCACTTTCCCAGCATTCCTATGGGTAGGACACTGGTTAGATCAGTGTACTCCCTGGAGTgagtgtggaaagcataagaaagatgAAGCAGTTAAACATGGAAACAAAACATCATATTTACCTCCTTTTTTAAGAGTGAGGATATTGAATGAGACCGAAACCAGAAATGTGAGAACAGACAAAAGTTTAGAGGAACTCTGTAGGTTGTCCTTTGGTAAATCAACACTCTGTtcccaaaatagtttttgctcacttgtgccattacagaaaggACCAGTTCcaaggcatatcagactgatccgcCCATAAGAgcagtccagaactgaaatgccagcaagctcTCTGCACAAGAGTTACAGCAATCCCAGACGAtcattttggccttttttgggcttaGTCAGCAAGGTGTAGTCAAAACCCCTCTAGGCacagggtccacgtctggattaccctttcgaACTTGATGAGAGCACAGTTAATGCATTACAACAAAGATGGGGAatgtgagaactctgagaacagacaaaagcttgGAGGAGCTCAGTTGCTTGCTCTTTGATAAATTTAAGGTCTCAACATTTTTCGAAAGTTTCTGCACACTTGTGCCATTACCGTTGTCTCAGGGATGCATGTCCCTTAAAGACATTTATTCTTGGCATATGATGGCACAGTACCCATAGGGATGTGCTTCCTTATGCTGGCCAATTAATCCTGTACTAAACTTAAAACAATTATCCCCTCCTACTCATGCCTTTAAATGCCGCTTGAAGAGGAGCAGTGCAATAAAGATGCTGGTACCTGCGAGGGACAGGTGCAAGTAAGTAATTTCACCCTTACCTGCCCCCCACAGCAACCGGACTACAAGCAACGTCTCATCGACGGTgaccgtgccgctttaagaaagaaggggggaggggggaagagtgtCTTATTTTTTTGATGTGTGAGATCATGCAAGGTATATCACAGGATTTGCATCAGATATGCTTTCATATTTGCAGAGTACAGATCACTTTTTAGTTGTTTGTACTAACTCAATTTGCCCCATTTTATATGCATGTCTACTTAACTATATATTTCTATTCATATTTTTGTCCACAGGGCAGGAAGATTATGATAGATTACGACCTCTTAGCTATCCACAGACAGATGTGTTTCTTGTCTGTTTCTCCGTGGTCTCTCCATCTTCATTTGAAAATGTGAAAGAAAAggtataatttttggataagaacttCCAGTGCCTGTTTAGatttgtaagagcattatggatgTAGTATATAACATCTGTGAGTGCTGAATGTTGCCTAAacctgaaaaatatttttatcccATCACACCAGTCTTATTACACTCCACCCTTATTAATTCTGACTCCATTTCTCCTTACTCTTACCCATTTCACTTCACTTTACATTCTCATTTCCCGTATTATCTCCGATCTCTGCATTTTACCTCCTCTCCTCCTGTCCTTGCACCCTAAACTTTATACACCCTTGCAAGGCTATTGAAGAACAATTGTTCTTTGTTTTGCATTTACGTTATGTGTTTAGAAGCATTACAAGGTGAGTGTAATGATCATGATTTTAATGGAGATCTTTGCAGAATGATGATCGGcttcttcacgctctgcatgaagacacaaaCGCCTCCAACAAAAATGCATTGAGCcagtgcatctctattaggatATTCAGATTGGCCCAGCACAGGGATTGGTAAACATGCACTCTAGCCTCCAATGCATAGGGAGGCATTGGTTTGACTGAGTTAATGTTATGATGGATCTCAGCCAGGGGTGGAGTGGCGGCCATGGTAAAAGCAGCACGGTGGGTGATAGGAGAGTTTTAATGCTCTTATCGAAATAATAAAACACTCTAAcattaagaatacatgtttgcatttctaatgttagtattcctttaagaatgCCTGCCCCTCGAGAAATTGACATTAATTATACAGAACAACTTTTTATTGACAAGGACTTAAATTGCTGCGCTATATTGCAAAATAACACcgtataaataaatgcatttgtgtataccaggtagaaagttaTTGGTTGTAATGTGTCTGTTAGGTTTCAGATATGTTTTAgatcaatattttaaataaactttttggtCTTAGAGACTCTTCTTGTTACCTGTTAgcgttttaataaataaaaatagcaattctGATTATTGCGTGAATGGCTATGACAAGGCATGTTTGGAAAAAGCTGAGGGCTGAAATATATATGATCATTTGCTTGTCAGGTGAACTTGGAATGTTTGCATCCAGTAGTCAACTGAAATAACTAATTTCCCATGTTGGTAATATTTTAATGGTATTCGTTTTAAATGCTCGTGACAACATTTTGGCATGTGTGTCTTGCAGTGGGTACCAGAAATTACTCACCACTGTCCCAAGACTCCTTTCTTGCTTGTTGGGACCCAGATTGACTTAAGAGATGACCCTTCAACAATCGAGAaacttgcaaaaaacaaacagaagCCAATCACTCCAGAAACAGCAGAGAAACTTGCTAGAGACTTGAAGGCAGTAAAATATGTGGAGTGTTCTGCCCTCACACAGGTGAGTAAATGATCTTTGCTTACACACTGCTTAATAAACCTTTTGTAGGGGAATATATTGATATTTACAGATTGCTTGGACACTGATTACTTCATTGGCTAATGTCGGGATGTAA
Proteins encoded in this window:
- the LOC134577723 gene encoding cell division control protein 42 homolog isoform X2, which encodes MQTIKCVVVGDGAVGKTCLLISYTTNKFPSEYVPTVFDNYAVTVMIGGEPYTLGLFDTAGQEDYDRLRPLSYPQTDVFLVCFSVVSPSSFENVKEKWVPEITHHCPKTPFLLVGTQIDLRDDPSTIEKLAKNKQKPITPETAEKLARDLKAVKYVECSALTQKGLKNVFDEAILAALEPPEPKKKRKCVLL
- the LOC134577723 gene encoding cell division control protein 42 homolog isoform X1, with translation MQTIKCVVVGDGAVGKTCLLISYTTNKFPSEYVPTVFDNYAVTVMIGGEPYTLGLFDTAGQEDYDRLRPLSYPQTDVFLVCFSVVSPSSFENVKEKWVPEITHHCPKTPFLLVGTQIDLRDDPSTIEKLAKNKQKPITPETAEKLARDLKAVKYVECSALTQRGLKNVFDEAILAALEPPETQPKRKCCIF